Proteins from a genomic interval of Thermoplasmatales archaeon:
- a CDS encoding peptidase C25 — translation SYDPKPYGNLTSIHVWVKNDKGEVVFDAWRNNTEMYYEGEWTTGEKILNGRGGALYYMPEDFEREILWSSNGKFTDTYDVISALNEGCGFLFMSGHGSPNSWGDHLPGIPGNRQHASLTGLTVTNLRPWFPYISFPVFPIDGLKNGEKLPVAVVGGCHNSQFNVSIIPAVLNAFHLFGFPDNYMWTYGQPVPECLSWRLVSRANGGAIASIGNTGLGYGMPGRDCTTGGGDGWITIEFFRQYGEKSKHVLGQAHAGAVTEYISSFDMSDFEAGHVKTVQQWVLLGDPSLKIGGY, via the coding sequence AATCATATGACCCAAAACCATATGGAAATTTAACAAGTATCCATGTATGGGTTAAGAATGATAAAGGTGAGGTTGTTTTTGATGCATGGAGAAATAATACGGAAATGTATTATGAAGGAGAATGGACAACAGGAGAAAAGATTTTAAATGGAAGAGGAGGGGCATTGTATTACATGCCAGAAGATTTTGAAAGAGAAATTTTATGGAGTTCAAATGGAAAATTCACTGATACATATGATGTGATAAGTGCATTAAACGAAGGATGCGGATTTTTATTTATGTCAGGGCATGGAAGCCCTAATTCCTGGGGTGACCACCTGCCTGGCATACCTGGAAACAGACAGCATGCAAGTTTAACAGGTTTAACTGTAACAAATCTGAGGCCATGGTTCCCGTATATAAGTTTTCCTGTCTTCCCGATAGATGGTCTGAAAAATGGTGAGAAATTACCAGTTGCAGTAGTTGGAGGATGTCATAATAGCCAATTCAATGTTTCAATTATACCTGCAGTTTTAAATGCCTTCCATCTGTTTGGTTTCCCTGACAATTACATGTGGACATATGGACAACCAGTTCCAGAGTGCCTGAGCTGGCGCCTCGTGAGCAGGGCAAATGGAGGAGCTATAGCAAGCATTGGAAACACTGGCCTGGGCTATGGAATGCCTGGCAGGGACTGCACAACAGGCGGCGGCGATGGCTGGATAACAATAGAATTCTTCAGGCAGTATGGCGAGAAAAGCAAGCATGTGCTTGGGCAGGCGCATGCGGGCGCGGTTACTGAATACATAAGTAGTTTTGATATGAGCGACTTTGAGGCGGGGCATGTAAAAACAGTCCAGCAGTGGGTTTTATTGGGCGATCCGAGTTTGAAAATAGGAGGATACTAA